Proteins from a genomic interval of Streptococcus oralis:
- a CDS encoding endonuclease MutS2: protein MNTKILETLEFNKIKALFEPHLLTEQGLEELKGLAPTAKVDKIKQAFTEMEEMQALFVEQPHFTILATREISAVCKRLEMGADLNIEEFLLLKRVLLASRELQSFYANLENVRLEQLARWFEKLHDFPHLQGSLQSLNDAGFIENFASEELARIRRKIHDSESQVRDVLQDLLKQKAQMLTEGIIASRNGRQVLPVKNTYRNKIAGVVHDISASGNTVYIEPREVVKLSEEIASLRADERYEMIRILQELSERVRPHAAEIANDAWIIGHLDLIRAKVRFIQEMQAVVPQLSENQEIQLLHVRHPLVKNAVANDVHFGKELTAIVITGPNTGGKTIMLKTLGLTQLMAQSGLPILADKGSRVGIFEEIFADIGDEQSIEQSLSTFSSHMTNIVDILGKVNQHSLLLLDELGAGTDPQEGAALAMAILEDLRLRQVKTMATTHYPELKAYGIETAFVQNASMEFDTATLRPTYRFMQGVPGRSNAFEIAKRLGLSDVIVGDASQQVNQDNDVNRIIEQLEEQTLESRKRLDNIREVEQENLKMNRALKKLYNELNREKETELNKAREQAAEIVELALSESDQILKTLHSKSQLKPHEIIEAKAKLKKLAPEKVDLSKNKVLQKAKKKRAPKVGDDIVVLSYGQRGTLTNQLKDGRWEAQVGLIKMTLEEKEFDLVQAQQEAPVKKKQVNVVKRASGRGPQARLDLRGKRYEEAMNELDVFIDQALLNNMAQVDIIHGIGTGVIREGVTKYLQRNKHVKSFGYAPQNAGGSGATIVTFKG, encoded by the coding sequence ATGAATACAAAAATACTAGAAACCTTAGAATTTAATAAAATCAAAGCCTTGTTTGAACCGCATCTCCTGACTGAGCAAGGCTTAGAGGAGCTAAAAGGCTTGGCTCCAACTGCCAAGGTGGATAAGATCAAACAAGCCTTTACAGAGATGGAGGAAATGCAAGCTCTATTTGTGGAGCAACCTCACTTTACCATCCTAGCGACGCGTGAGATATCAGCGGTTTGCAAGCGTCTGGAGATGGGGGCGGACCTCAATATTGAGGAGTTCCTGCTCCTCAAACGGGTCTTGCTGGCTAGCAGAGAGTTGCAAAGTTTTTATGCCAATCTTGAAAATGTACGCTTGGAGCAGTTGGCGAGATGGTTTGAAAAACTACATGATTTTCCACACTTGCAAGGGAGTCTTCAATCCCTAAATGATGCAGGATTTATCGAAAATTTCGCCAGTGAAGAGCTAGCACGCATCCGTCGGAAAATCCATGATAGCGAGAGTCAAGTTCGAGATGTCTTGCAAGACTTACTCAAGCAAAAAGCGCAGATGTTGACGGAAGGTATAATCGCTAGCAGAAATGGCCGTCAAGTTTTACCAGTAAAGAACACCTATCGCAATAAGATTGCAGGTGTTGTCCATGACATCTCTGCCAGTGGGAATACGGTCTATATCGAGCCACGTGAGGTGGTCAAGCTGAGCGAAGAAATCGCTAGTCTGCGAGCAGACGAACGCTATGAGATGATTCGCATCCTGCAGGAGCTCTCAGAACGCGTCCGCCCTCATGCTGCTGAGATTGCTAATGACGCTTGGATCATCGGCCATTTAGACTTAATTCGTGCCAAGGTACGTTTCATCCAAGAAATGCAAGCAGTTGTTCCTCAACTTTCAGAGAATCAAGAGATTCAACTCCTTCATGTTCGCCATCCTTTGGTCAAAAATGCAGTGGCAAACGATGTACATTTTGGTAAGGAATTAACGGCCATTGTCATTACAGGTCCCAATACTGGTGGGAAGACCATCATGCTCAAAACCCTGGGCTTGACTCAACTCATGGCCCAATCTGGCTTGCCCATTCTAGCTGATAAGGGAAGCCGTGTCGGTATTTTCGAGGAAATCTTCGCAGATATTGGGGATGAGCAGTCTATCGAGCAAAGCTTGTCTACCTTCTCCAGCCACATGACTAATATCGTAGATATTCTTGGCAAGGTCAACCAACATTCGCTCTTATTACTAGATGAGCTCGGGGCTGGTACCGATCCGCAGGAAGGTGCAGCCCTTGCTATGGCTATTTTGGAGGATCTTCGTCTCCGTCAGGTTAAGACCATGGCGACGACCCACTATCCTGAACTCAAGGCCTACGGTATTGAAACAGCCTTTGTGCAAAATGCCAGCATGGAGTTTGATACTGCGACTCTTCGTCCGACCTATCGCTTTATGCAGGGCGTTCCAGGGCGAAGCAATGCCTTTGAAATTGCCAAACGCCTGGGCTTGTCAGATGTCATCGTAGGGGATGCCAGTCAGCAGGTCAACCAAGATAATGACGTCAACCGTATCATTGAACAATTGGAAGAGCAAACGCTTGAAAGTCGCAAACGCTTGGACAATATCCGTGAGGTGGAGCAAGAAAACCTCAAGATGAACCGAGCGCTCAAAAAACTCTACAACGAGCTTAATCGTGAAAAGGAAACTGAGCTCAACAAGGCGCGTGAACAGGCTGCCGAGATTGTGGAACTCGCTCTAAGTGAGAGTGACCAGATTCTTAAGACCCTTCATAGTAAGTCTCAACTCAAACCCCATGAAATCATTGAAGCCAAGGCTAAACTGAAAAAACTAGCTCCTGAAAAAGTCGACTTATCTAAAAACAAGGTCCTTCAAAAAGCCAAGAAAAAACGAGCTCCAAAGGTGGGAGATGACATTGTGGTTCTCAGTTATGGTCAGCGTGGTACCCTGACCAATCAGCTTAAGGACGGCCGTTGGGAAGCCCAAGTTGGTTTGATCAAGATGACCTTGGAAGAGAAAGAATTTGATCTTGTTCAGGCTCAGCAAGAAGCCCCAGTCAAGAAAAAACAAGTCAATGTTGTGAAACGAGCATCTGGACGTGGTCCACAAGCCAGACTGGATCTCCGAGGAAAACGGTACGAAGAGGCTATGAATGAGCTGGACGTCTTTATCGACCAAGCCCTGCTTAATAATATGGCTCAGGTTGATATTATCCATGGTATCGGTACGGGAGTCATCCGTGAGGGCGTCACCAAATACCTACAAAGAAACAAGCATGTCAAGAGTTTTGGCTATGCCCCACAAAATGCTGGAGGCAGTGGTGCCACCATTGTGACCTTTAAAGGATAG
- a CDS encoding CvpA family protein, which yields MISILLLLVLAWGFYIGYRRGLVLQVYYFLVAVISAFVAGQFYKSLGDHFHLLVPYANPQEGQGTFFFPSDQLFHLDKVFYAGLAYLLVFGICYSIGRFIGLFLHLIPTKKLDVKWLRIGSGLLSLLVTLFVLQMALTILATVPLAVIQNSLEKSIVAKHIIQSVPFTTNLIKQLWVTNLIG from the coding sequence ATGATTTCAATCCTACTCTTATTGGTTCTGGCTTGGGGCTTTTACATCGGCTACCGTAGAGGCTTGGTCCTGCAAGTTTATTATTTCCTCGTGGCAGTGATTTCAGCCTTTGTTGCGGGACAGTTTTATAAATCATTGGGAGATCACTTCCACTTACTTGTCCCTTATGCCAATCCTCAGGAAGGACAGGGCACCTTTTTCTTCCCTTCAGACCAGCTGTTTCACCTAGACAAGGTCTTTTATGCAGGCCTAGCCTACCTTTTAGTTTTCGGAATTTGTTATAGTATCGGACGTTTTATCGGTTTGTTCCTGCACTTGATTCCAACTAAAAAGCTCGATGTCAAATGGTTGCGTATCGGATCAGGCCTTTTATCTCTATTGGTAACCTTATTTGTCTTGCAAATGGCTCTGACCATTCTTGCAACAGTGCCTCTGGCAGTCATTCAAAATTCACTCGAAAAAAGTATAGTAGCCAAACATATCATCCAAAGTGTCCCTTTTACGACAAACCTTATCAAACAACTCTGGGTGACAAATTTAATCGGATAA
- the zapA gene encoding cell division protein ZapA, translating to MANLNRYKFTFGKKTLTLTTEHDNLFMEEIAKVATEKYQAIKEQMPGADDETIALLLAVNCLSTQLNREIEFDDKEQELLELRHKLIAVKQEQSKIEDSL from the coding sequence ATGGCAAATCTAAATCGATATAAGTTTACATTCGGGAAAAAGACATTAACCTTGACAACCGAGCATGACAACCTCTTTATGGAGGAAATTGCCAAGGTTGCGACTGAAAAATACCAAGCAATTAAAGAACAAATGCCTGGGGCGGATGATGAAACCATTGCGCTTCTTTTGGCGGTCAATTGTCTGTCTACACAGCTCAACCGTGAGATTGAATTTGATGACAAGGAGCAAGAGTTGTTAGAACTCCGCCACAAGTTGATTGCTGTCAAACAAGAACAGAGCAAGATTGAGGACTCCCTATGA
- the rnhC gene encoding ribonuclease HIII → MASITLTPSEQEIQSFLSQYQKALSPSKNPYIRFFLRFPQATVSIYTSGKVLLQGEAAEQYASFFGYQVQQENSGQDFPIIGTDEVGNGSYFGGLAVVASFVTPDQHDFLRKLGVGDSKTLTDQKIRQIAPILKEKVQHQALLLSPSKYNEVIGERYNAVSVKVALHNQAIFLLLQKGVQPEKIVIDAFTSPKNYDKYLAQEANRFPNKISLEEKAEGKYLAVAVSSIIARDLFLENLENLGRELGYQLPSGAGTASDKVASKILQAYGMKGLHFCAKLHFKNTEKAKALLER, encoded by the coding sequence ATGGCAAGTATCACACTCACACCAAGTGAACAGGAAATTCAGAGCTTTTTAAGTCAGTATCAGAAGGCTCTCAGTCCTAGTAAAAATCCCTATATTCGCTTTTTTTTGCGATTCCCTCAGGCAACAGTTTCCATCTATACTTCTGGAAAAGTCCTCCTGCAGGGCGAAGCTGCTGAGCAGTACGCCAGTTTCTTTGGCTACCAAGTTCAACAAGAAAACAGTGGACAAGATTTTCCTATAATTGGAACCGATGAGGTGGGAAATGGTTCCTACTTTGGTGGGCTAGCTGTCGTAGCTTCCTTTGTGACACCGGACCAGCACGACTTCTTGCGAAAACTCGGTGTGGGGGATTCCAAGACTCTGACAGACCAAAAGATTCGTCAGATTGCCCCTATCCTTAAAGAAAAGGTCCAGCACCAAGCGCTCCTCCTTTCACCGAGCAAGTACAACGAAGTTATCGGAGAGCGCTACAATGCTGTTTCTGTAAAGGTTGCCCTTCACAACCAGGCTATCTTTCTCCTGCTTCAAAAAGGAGTCCAGCCAGAAAAAATCGTGATTGATGCTTTTACAAGCCCTAAAAACTATGACAAGTACTTGGCGCAAGAAGCCAACCGTTTTCCAAACAAAATTAGCTTAGAAGAAAAAGCCGAGGGCAAATACCTGGCTGTTGCAGTTAGCTCTATCATCGCGCGAGATCTCTTCCTCGAAAACTTGGAAAATCTTGGACGGGAACTAGGCTATCAACTGCCAAGTGGCGCTGGAACTGCATCTGATAAGGTTGCTAGCAAAATCCTTCAAGCCTATGGCATGAAGGGACTTCATTTCTGCGCCAAACTGCATTTTAAAAATACTGAAAAAGCCAAAGCACTTCTAGAAAGGTGA
- the lepB gene encoding signal peptidase I, protein MNSFKTFLKEWGVFFLIIALVGLSRIFLWSNVRVEGHSMDPTLADGEVLFVVKHLPIDRFDIVVAHEEDGNKDIVKRVIGMPGDTIRYENDKLFINGEETDEPYLAEYLNLFKTEKLQNTYTGKGFEGNKGVYFRELAQKAQAFTVDVNSNTSFSFTVPQGEYLLLGDDRLVSSDSRHVGTFKASDIKGEAKFRFWPLNRIGTF, encoded by the coding sequence ATGAATTCGTTTAAAACATTTCTAAAAGAATGGGGAGTTTTCTTCCTGATTATCGCGCTGGTCGGCCTTAGCCGTATCTTCCTTTGGAGCAATGTCCGTGTGGAAGGGCACTCTATGGATCCTACCCTAGCCGACGGAGAGGTTCTCTTCGTTGTCAAACATCTCCCAATTGACCGTTTCGATATCGTGGTTGCGCATGAGGAAGACGGAAATAAAGACATTGTCAAAAGGGTCATCGGTATGCCTGGAGATACCATCCGCTATGAAAATGACAAACTCTTTATCAACGGTGAAGAAACGGATGAACCCTACCTAGCTGAATACCTCAACTTGTTCAAAACAGAAAAGTTGCAAAACACCTATACTGGAAAAGGATTTGAAGGCAATAAGGGAGTTTACTTTAGAGAACTTGCTCAAAAGGCGCAGGCCTTTACAGTTGATGTCAATTCCAATACCAGCTTCAGCTTTACTGTCCCTCAAGGTGAGTACCTTCTCCTTGGTGACGATCGTCTAGTCTCTAGCGACAGCCGCCATGTTGGTACCTTCAAGGCCAGCGATATCAAGGGCGAAGCAAAATTCCGTTTCTGGCCACTTAACCGTATCGGAACTTTTTAA